The genome window TCCAGACTTTGTTGAATTGTATCCGTTAGTCCCAATTCAAAAGTTTCCTCACCTTTAAAATCTAAATTTCTTCCACCCCCGATTAACAGTCTTTGACCAATATTTCTAAAATAATAATAACCCCTGTCGTAATGGAATGTGCCTTTTAATTTTAAATTTTTTATTTTTGAAGTAACTAGCACTTGCGCTCTAGCAGGATTTACCTCCAGGTGAGGGAAAAGTTGTTTCGCGAATCCATTGGTTGCTACAATAACCTTGGTAGAGGTGAAAGTGTTTTGGGTTAAAGTTTCAATCCTTACTTTTTTTCCCTCATCATGAATTGAACTAATTCCGATATTATTAATTAGTATAATTCCGAGTTGCTGGGCAAGCAATATCAGGTTTTTTATCATTTCACCTGTATCTATTTGTCCCTCTAATCTATTTTTAATCAAATGGTTAACGTTATTAAAGCCAAATTGACTTATTTTTTCATCAGCAATTCCGTAAACATCTTTTTGTTTTGTAATAGAATATAAATGTTTATTTAAATAAGGTATCCGATCCGCACAAGTATTAAATAATTCTTCATTGGTAAATAATTCAAAACTTCCGTTGTTCTCATATTTTATGTTGTTATCACCCAACATGTTTCTAAGTTTAATTAAGCCCAGCCATCTTTTTTCCACCAAGGCAAATGTTTCATCCT of Bacteroidota bacterium contains these proteins:
- a CDS encoding FAD-binding oxidoreductase translates to MNLSFWECESFFANIDLTVIGSGIVGLNAAISYKKKYPFKKVLILERGILPSGASSKNAGFACFGSPSEIIEDLTKQTEDETFALVEKRWLGLIKLRNMLGDNNIKYENNGSFELFTNEELFNTCADRIPYLNKHLYSITKQKDVYGIADEKISQFGFNNVNHLIKNRLEGQIDTGEMIKNLILLAQQLGIILINNIGISSIHDEGKKVRIETLTQNTFTSTKVIVATNGFAKQLFPHLEVNPARAQVLVTSKIKNLKLKGTFHYDRGYYYFRNIGQRLLIGGGRNLDFKGEETFELGLTDTIQQSLENLLKTTIIPETEYTVDYKWSGIMGIGTNKTTIVKNLSENVVCAVRLGGMGVAIGSLIGEEAADLCF